Part of the Blastocatellia bacterium genome, TACAATGTGGGGACGGGCAATCCCCCACGGGGATATACCGAGAACGTCCTCGGATGGTGGCTCAATGCCATGATCACGACCAGCCGACCGTTGCAGGAGAAGATGGTACTGTTCTGGCACCAGTTGTTTGCCACCTCGGTGGCTGGGGTACCGGATCCACGCCAGATGTACCTGCAGAACGAGAACTTTCGCGGCAATTTCAATCCCGATACGGGCCAGGTGATGCGGCGCAATCCCGCCAATCCTTTTCCCGTGGGGAATTTTCGCCTCATGCTGGAATATCTGAGCAAGGATCCGGCGATGCTCTACTGGCTCGATAACGTCATCAATCGGCGCAAGGACAGTGAAGTTGGGACCAATGAGAACTACGCCCGCGAGCTGCATGAACTCTTTTCGATGGGCGTCGAAGATGTCGTCGCCAAGGTTCCCAACTACACCGAGCGCGATGTGCGCCAGGCATCACGCGCACTGACCGGCTGGACGGTGCGCCCGCTACGACAAAACAACGACAATTTCCCTCGCGCGTTCTTCTTCAACAGTCGGGATCATGACTTCGGTCCCTACGAGCACCTGGGCAAGCGCGGCGGCACCAATGCCGACTTCATCTTCGACAACATCGTCGCCCACCGCAATCCGGGGCAGGCACAGTCAGCCGTCGGACGGTTCCTCGGATTGCGCCTGTTTCGCTTTTTCGGCTATCACGATCCGGAGCCGGAGATCATCAATGCCCTGGCCGATGTCTTTGACAACGGATCGCCGAAATACTCCATCAAGAACATGCTGCGGACAATCTTCACGCCGGGCAACCTCGTCTCCGAAGCCTTCTATTCAGAGAAGGCCTTCAAGGCTCATGTGAAGAGCCCGACCGAGTACATTGTGGGAACATTCCGTCTGCTCAAGCCCGAGGGAATTCCTCTCACCTATCCCACGACGGCGGATACCAATCCGGAGAGCCTACCGGTCCCTCCCCTCCTGCGCACGGTTCTTTTCTGGGCCAATCAGATGGGACAACTGCTCTGGGCTCCTTTCGATGTGAGCGGGTGGAAGGAAGGACTTAACTGGATAAACACGACCTTTGATCTGGCGCGATTCAACTTCGCCAACACCTTCGTCACGTTTGATGCGCGGCAGGGAGGGCTTTCGACCGATGCGTTGCGGACTCTGTTACTGCAAAAGGGAGCACAAACGCCAGAGCAGGTCGTGGATGTCCTGACCGATCTGCTGCTGCAATCTCCCGTTTCCCATGAAACGCGCACGACGCTCATCAACTACCTGCTCGCGGGCAACAATGGAAACGGTCAGTTCCCCTTCGACATCACCCGCAACGATACGATTGATAATAAAGTCCGGGGCTTGATCCACCTGATCATGTGCTTGCCGGAGTATCACTTGAGTTAAGGAGCGAACCTATGAAGAAGACAACGCGACGCCACTTTCTCAAACAAAGCGGCTTCACCTTGATGGCGGTGGGGTTGAGCCGAGAGGCCTTTTACCATAATCTGGGATTGGCCGCCAACAGCACGCTGACGCAAGCGGCTGCGCTCAGCCCGACCGATAGAATACTGGTCGTCGTTCAACTGGCCGGTGGCAATGACGGGATCAATACGGTGATTCCCCTGAGCGGTTCGCTCTACGCGACCTATCAGCAGCGACGACCGACTCTGGCCGTTGCGCCCGATCAGGTCCTTCCGGTGGGAACCGACAGCGCGGGGAATCAGCTCGGCTTTCATCCCCGGCTTCCCAAGTTCAAGGCATTGATGGATCAGGGACACCTCGGCGTCATCCAAGCGGTCGGCTATCCCAACCCCAACCGCTCTCACTTTGAGTCCATGGCGATCTGGCATACGGCTAATCCTGTTCGCCCGGATGGGACGGGGTGGCTCGGCGACTACCTGGACGTAGCCTATCCTTCCAATGACAATCCGCTCATCGGGGTGTATCTGGGAGGAACGCTCCCGCTGGGATTGAAAGCGAGGGAAGTCATCGTTCCGGCCATCAGCAATTTCGAAACCTATCGCTTTCAGACCGATCCGCGGTATCCGCAGGATGCCGCCAATCGCATCAACGCCTTCCTCGCCCTCAACCGTGAAGCGGCGTCCGAGAACACTTATCGAGAGATCATCCGCCAGGTCGCCCTCGACGCCTACCAGAGCGCCGAAGGGCTGCAAACGGGCATCCGTCGGTATACGCCGGATCCAGCGATCCAATATCCCACCGCGAATCCGCTGGCCCGCGTCCTGCAAATGGCGGCGCAAATTATCGGCGGAGGTTTGGGAACGAAAATTCTCTACGTGACGCTCGGTGGATTCGACACCCACCAGACGCAAAACGGCGCCAACGGACAGGGAGGCCAACCGCTCTTGCTCCAGTATCTGGATGACGCCATTGACGCCTTTTATCGAGATATGAAGCGACTGGGCGTTGACGATAAGGTCCTCATCATGACCTGGTCCGAGTTCGGGCGGAAGGTCGGAGAAAACGGCAACCGGGGAACAGATCACGGCGCCTCAGGTCCTCAATTTGTCATCGGCACGCCCGTCCGCGGCGGGTTCTTCGGCGTCTATCCGAGCTTGACTGATCTGGACAAGGATGATGGCACCAAATTCTCGATTGACTTTCGTTCGATCTACGCTACGATCCTCGAACGATGGCTCGGCGTCAGCTCGCGGGAACTTCTCGGCGGGACATTCGAACTGCTGAATTTCCTCCCCTGAGGATCGGGTTGGCGTGGCCACCGGCGTGCGGGCAACAGAAGGCGGTGCTACCGAGCGGTCCGGGCCGCGGAGACGGTGGATACCGGCAGTCGGGGTTCTGCCTGGTGTGGGATTGTTCCTGCTGGCGGGCCTGCTCGCCTGGGGATTTTCCACCGGTCCCCTGCCCGGATTCACCGGCGCTCCTGGAGAGAATACCTGCACCGAGTGCCACGACGAATTCGGCGAAGAGACCAACTCCGGCACCGGTATTCTCACCCTCACCCATCCTTCCCGCTACGAGCCGGGCCAGCGGATGACGATAACCGTCGAACTCCGTCAGCCCGGACAGCGGCGATGGGGGCTTCAGGTGACGGCCCTCACGGTTGAAGGTGCAACACCGGCGGGGGAGTTTATCATCACTGATCCCGTTCACACCCAGCTCGTTCGCGGACCGGCGGGCCGCATCTACGTCGAACACACCTTCGCTGGAACATTCTTCGGTCAACGCGATGGAGCCATCTGGACGTTCGATTGGATCGCTCCGAAAAGCGATGTCGGCCCGATCGCCTTTTATGCGACGGGTAATGCTGCTGACGGTGATGGGACGCGCCTGGGCGACTGGATTTATTCAACACAGTCGGTCATTGCGCCACCGTCATATCCCGGGGTGACGCTAGTCTCTC contains:
- a CDS encoding DUF1800 domain-containing protein → MPLDDQDKIAHLLRRAGFAARPEEIEAGVARGLQATIDLLLDFENVPDNLAPPPPGLDYNVGTGNPPRGYTENVLGWWLNAMITTSRPLQEKMVLFWHQLFATSVAGVPDPRQMYLQNENFRGNFNPDTGQVMRRNPANPFPVGNFRLMLEYLSKDPAMLYWLDNVINRRKDSEVGTNENYARELHELFSMGVEDVVAKVPNYTERDVRQASRALTGWTVRPLRQNNDNFPRAFFFNSRDHDFGPYEHLGKRGGTNADFIFDNIVAHRNPGQAQSAVGRFLGLRLFRFFGYHDPEPEIINALADVFDNGSPKYSIKNMLRTIFTPGNLVSEAFYSEKAFKAHVKSPTEYIVGTFRLLKPEGIPLTYPTTADTNPESLPVPPLLRTVLFWANQMGQLLWAPFDVSGWKEGLNWINTTFDLARFNFANTFVTFDARQGGLSTDALRTLLLQKGAQTPEQVVDVLTDLLLQSPVSHETRTTLINYLLAGNNGNGQFPFDITRNDTIDNKVRGLIHLIMCLPEYHLS
- a CDS encoding DUF1501 domain-containing protein, with translation MKKTTRRHFLKQSGFTLMAVGLSREAFYHNLGLAANSTLTQAAALSPTDRILVVVQLAGGNDGINTVIPLSGSLYATYQQRRPTLAVAPDQVLPVGTDSAGNQLGFHPRLPKFKALMDQGHLGVIQAVGYPNPNRSHFESMAIWHTANPVRPDGTGWLGDYLDVAYPSNDNPLIGVYLGGTLPLGLKAREVIVPAISNFETYRFQTDPRYPQDAANRINAFLALNREAASENTYREIIRQVALDAYQSAEGLQTGIRRYTPDPAIQYPTANPLARVLQMAAQIIGGGLGTKILYVTLGGFDTHQTQNGANGQGGQPLLLQYLDDAIDAFYRDMKRLGVDDKVLIMTWSEFGRKVGENGNRGTDHGASGPQFVIGTPVRGGFFGVYPSLTDLDKDDGTKFSIDFRSIYATILERWLGVSSRELLGGTFELLNFLP
- a CDS encoding choice-of-anchor V domain-containing protein; amino-acid sequence: MATGVRATEGGATERSGPRRRWIPAVGVLPGVGLFLLAGLLAWGFSTGPLPGFTGAPGENTCTECHDEFGEETNSGTGILTLTHPSRYEPGQRMTITVELRQPGQRRWGLQVTALTVEGATPAGEFIITDPVHTQLVRGPAGRIYVEHTFAGTFFGQRDGAIWTFDWIAPKSDVGPIAFYATGNAADGDGTRLGDWIYSTQSVIAPPSYPGVTLVSPGGGEVVSPGETFLIRWAATPNSSSFTLLYFPRPGALPETIASDLPSNARCFRWTVPETAALSARLAVLAFNENGSGADETDLPIVIARRSARVRLTQPQGSPVAPAGILLPITWEVAPEVPVRRQQLRLSLNGGRTYPIVLAPALGPHVRRFDWQIPSHLQTPSARLLLLVEDEAGNLLAGESDASFPIVHQ